A DNA window from Barnesiella intestinihominis YIT 11860 contains the following coding sequences:
- a CDS encoding electron transfer flavoprotein subunit beta/FixA family protein, giving the protein MSLKIVVLAKQVPDTRNVGKDAMKEDGTINRAALPAIFNPEDLNALEQALQLKEQNPGSTITLLTMGPPRAAEIIREGLFRGADGGIVLTDRAFAGADTLATSYALSCAVRKIKDYDIILGGRQAIDGDTAQVGPQIAEKLGIPQVTYAEQILSIENGKATVKRRLERGIETVVVPLPAVITVNGSADECRPRNAKLIQRYKYAKTPSEKQGLSEECLKLYEQRPALNLYEWSVNDVDADLDQVGLAGSPTKVKAVQNVVFQAKESKRLTAADNEIEDLVKELIANHTIG; this is encoded by the coding sequence ATGAGTCTTAAAATCGTAGTATTGGCAAAACAAGTGCCCGATACCAGAAATGTGGGGAAGGATGCCATGAAAGAGGACGGAACGATCAACCGTGCCGCCTTGCCTGCTATCTTCAACCCCGAAGATTTGAACGCCTTGGAACAGGCTCTGCAACTGAAAGAACAAAACCCGGGATCGACGATTACCCTGCTTACGATGGGTCCTCCTCGTGCCGCCGAAATTATTCGGGAAGGTTTATTCCGTGGAGCGGACGGAGGTATCGTATTGACCGACCGTGCCTTTGCCGGAGCCGACACATTGGCTACGTCTTACGCACTATCGTGTGCCGTACGCAAAATCAAAGATTATGATATTATCTTGGGAGGTCGTCAAGCCATCGATGGCGACACGGCTCAGGTAGGCCCTCAAATCGCCGAAAAATTGGGAATCCCCCAAGTCACCTATGCCGAGCAAATTCTGAGCATAGAAAACGGGAAAGCCACCGTGAAACGTCGTCTCGAACGCGGGATAGAAACCGTCGTAGTTCCCCTGCCCGCAGTCATCACGGTCAACGGTTCGGCCGATGAATGCCGTCCTCGCAACGCGAAGCTCATACAACGTTACAAATACGCCAAGACACCGAGCGAAAAACAAGGACTGAGCGAAGAATGCTTGAAACTCTATGAACAGCGTCCGGCCCTCAACCTTTACGAATGGAGTGTAAACGATGTCGATGCCGACCTCGATCAAGTAGGTCTTGCCGGTTCTCCCACCAAAGTAAAAGCCGTACAAAACGTTGTATTCCAAGCAAAGGAAAGCAAACGACTCACGGCTGCCGACAACGAAATCGAAGACCTTGTCAAAGAATTGATCGCCAACCACACGATTGGTTAA
- the purL gene encoding phosphoribosylformylglycinamidine synthase, with protein MRFLCLDFSVGKKKNRHATKKQDTMVIFFKTSVQNIIAVQADHSFSADETKKLSWLFDNAELLPASTLKGWFIGPRKEMITPWSTNAVEITQNMGLTGISRIEEFFPVTDGSAEFDKMLQRLYNGIDGKIFDIDKQPDPIVYIDDLAAYNEQEGLALSPDEINYLNDLSKKIGRKLTDSEVFGFSQVNSEHCRHKIFNGVFIIDGQEKESSLFKLIKKTSEYNPNRLVSAYKDNVAFNAGPTVEQFAPINPQQPDFFEIKDIKTVISLKAETHNFPTTVEPFNGAATGTGGEIRDRLGGGRASLPIAGTAVYMTAYPRTEEGREWEEGSMQPRPWLYQTPEQILIKASNGASDFGNKFGQPLICGSLLTFEHAENGKKFAFDKVIMLAGGVGFANMRDALKGTPVAGEKVVVMGGDNYRIGMGGGAVSSVETGQYDNAIELNAVQRANPEMQKRVSNVIRAMSEAEENPIVSIHDHGAGGHLNALSELVEETGGLIHMDQLPVGDPTLSAKEIVGNESQERMGIVIREEDIEHIRQIADRERAPFYVVGETTGDHRFVFEQTDGVKPIDLAMEDMFGKAPRTVMTDRTVEETYEDVTYDQTQLDEYVERVLQLEAVACKDWLTNKVDRSVTGKIARQQCQGEIQLPLSDCGVVALDYRGRAGIATSIGHAPQAALVDPAAGSILSIAEALTNIVWAPLSEGLDSVSLSANWMWPCKNEGEDARLYRAVEACSDFACSLGINIPTGKDSLSMTQKYGKDKVYSPGTVIISAGAEVSDIRKVVSPVLRTGIDSTVYYIDFSFDKLKLGGSAFAQSLDKIGKEVPTVQDSEYFANAFNAVQELINKELILAGHDISAGGMITTMLEMNFANTEGGLEVSLDEIPEKDLVKILFSENPGILIQVEKTDEVEKILKKAGVAFIRLARPCDERHLLIHKDGADYQFFIDHLRDVWFESSYLLDCKQSGEKAAKDRFLNYKEQPLQFHFPDSFTGTLAQYGISADRRTRSGVKAAIIREKGVNGDREMAYSLYLAGFDVKDVHMTDLISGRETLDDINMIVYCGGFSNSDVLGSAKGWAGGFLWNEKAKAALDRFYNRPDTLSLGICNGCQLMVELGLLTPDHEQKPKMRHNDSHKFESQFIGLTIPENNSVMFGSLSGSKLGIWVAHGEGKFELPYDKERYNIVAQYTYDAYPANPNGSPYGIAGITSADGRHLAMMPHLERAIFPWQCGHYPADRKTDEITPWIEAFVNARKWVEHHTK; from the coding sequence ATACGTTTTCTTTGTCTCGATTTTTCAGTCGGGAAAAAGAAAAACAGACATGCCACTAAAAAACAAGACACAATGGTCATTTTTTTCAAAACCTCCGTTCAAAACATTATTGCAGTTCAGGCCGATCACAGCTTTTCGGCAGATGAGACTAAAAAATTATCGTGGCTTTTCGACAATGCCGAGCTTCTCCCTGCTTCAACGTTGAAGGGCTGGTTTATCGGGCCCCGTAAAGAGATGATTACCCCGTGGAGCACCAATGCCGTAGAGATTACTCAAAACATGGGACTCACCGGTATCTCTCGCATCGAGGAATTTTTCCCTGTAACAGACGGTTCTGCCGAATTCGACAAAATGCTACAACGGTTGTACAACGGTATCGACGGTAAAATTTTCGACATCGACAAACAACCCGATCCCATTGTGTACATCGACGATCTTGCCGCATATAACGAACAGGAAGGTCTGGCCCTCAGCCCCGACGAAATAAACTATCTGAACGACCTAAGTAAAAAAATCGGACGGAAACTAACCGACAGCGAAGTTTTCGGATTCTCGCAAGTCAATTCCGAGCACTGCCGTCATAAAATTTTCAACGGTGTCTTCATCATCGACGGTCAAGAAAAAGAAAGTTCTCTTTTTAAATTGATAAAAAAGACCTCGGAATATAATCCCAATCGGTTGGTTTCGGCATACAAAGATAACGTGGCTTTCAATGCCGGACCTACCGTCGAGCAGTTCGCTCCGATAAATCCCCAACAACCCGACTTTTTCGAAATAAAAGATATCAAAACAGTCATCTCGTTAAAAGCCGAGACACACAATTTCCCCACGACCGTAGAGCCCTTCAACGGAGCTGCCACCGGTACGGGAGGTGAAATACGCGACCGACTCGGTGGCGGACGTGCCAGCCTACCTATTGCAGGAACGGCAGTTTATATGACGGCCTATCCCCGTACGGAAGAAGGACGGGAATGGGAAGAAGGTTCCATGCAACCTCGTCCGTGGCTTTATCAAACGCCCGAACAAATATTGATTAAGGCCTCTAACGGAGCTTCTGATTTCGGAAACAAATTCGGACAACCCCTCATCTGCGGCTCCCTGCTCACATTCGAGCACGCCGAGAACGGTAAAAAATTTGCTTTCGACAAAGTCATTATGCTCGCCGGCGGTGTAGGATTCGCCAACATGCGCGACGCACTTAAAGGCACGCCCGTAGCCGGGGAAAAAGTAGTGGTAATGGGTGGTGACAACTATCGTATCGGTATGGGTGGAGGAGCAGTCTCATCGGTAGAAACCGGACAATACGACAATGCCATTGAGCTGAACGCCGTACAACGAGCCAATCCTGAAATGCAAAAACGAGTATCCAACGTCATTCGGGCGATGTCCGAAGCCGAGGAAAATCCCATCGTCTCGATTCACGACCACGGAGCCGGAGGCCATTTGAACGCACTTTCCGAGTTGGTAGAAGAAACTGGCGGATTGATTCACATGGATCAACTGCCCGTCGGCGACCCCACCCTATCGGCCAAAGAAATCGTAGGTAACGAAAGTCAGGAACGTATGGGTATCGTCATTCGGGAAGAAGACATCGAGCACATTCGTCAAATCGCCGACCGTGAACGGGCTCCGTTCTATGTAGTTGGCGAAACCACAGGCGACCATCGCTTCGTATTCGAACAGACCGATGGTGTTAAGCCCATCGACTTGGCGATGGAAGACATGTTCGGGAAAGCTCCCCGTACCGTCATGACAGACAGAACAGTCGAAGAAACTTACGAAGACGTAACATACGATCAAACGCAACTCGACGAATACGTAGAACGAGTGCTCCAACTCGAAGCAGTCGCTTGTAAAGACTGGCTCACCAACAAAGTGGACCGTTCCGTTACCGGAAAAATTGCCCGCCAACAATGTCAGGGAGAGATACAACTCCCATTGAGCGACTGCGGAGTAGTTGCCCTCGACTATCGGGGACGCGCCGGTATCGCCACCTCTATCGGCCATGCGCCGCAAGCGGCATTGGTCGATCCCGCCGCAGGATCTATTCTCTCCATCGCCGAAGCCCTCACCAATATCGTTTGGGCTCCGCTCTCCGAAGGTTTAGACAGCGTTTCGCTTAGTGCCAACTGGATGTGGCCCTGTAAAAACGAAGGCGAAGACGCCCGCCTATATCGGGCAGTCGAAGCATGCAGCGATTTTGCCTGCTCGCTCGGAATCAATATCCCCACCGGAAAAGACAGTCTGTCCATGACTCAGAAATACGGAAAGGACAAAGTCTATTCGCCCGGTACGGTCATCATCTCGGCAGGAGCTGAAGTCTCGGATATACGCAAAGTCGTATCTCCCGTCCTCCGCACGGGAATCGACAGTACGGTCTACTACATCGATTTCTCGTTCGACAAGCTCAAATTAGGAGGATCGGCGTTCGCCCAATCGCTCGACAAAATAGGAAAAGAAGTTCCCACCGTACAAGACAGCGAATACTTTGCCAACGCGTTCAATGCCGTCCAAGAATTAATTAACAAAGAGTTGATTCTGGCAGGACACGATATCTCCGCCGGTGGTATGATAACCACGATGCTCGAAATGAATTTTGCCAATACCGAAGGCGGTTTGGAAGTTTCGTTGGACGAAATCCCCGAAAAAGACCTTGTTAAGATATTGTTCAGCGAAAACCCGGGTATCTTGATTCAAGTAGAAAAAACCGACGAAGTCGAAAAGATATTGAAAAAAGCCGGCGTAGCGTTTATTCGTCTGGCTCGCCCCTGCGACGAACGCCATCTGCTCATACACAAAGACGGAGCCGATTATCAATTCTTCATCGATCATTTGCGCGACGTATGGTTCGAGTCGTCCTATCTGCTCGACTGCAAACAAAGCGGAGAAAAAGCAGCCAAAGACCGCTTCCTCAACTACAAGGAACAACCGCTGCAATTCCATTTCCCCGATTCGTTCACGGGAACGCTCGCCCAATACGGTATCTCGGCCGATCGTCGCACACGATCCGGTGTGAAAGCAGCCATCATTCGTGAGAAGGGTGTTAATGGAGATAGAGAAATGGCCTATTCGCTCTATTTGGCGGGATTCGATGTGAAAGACGTGCACATGACCGACCTCATCAGTGGCCGCGAAACGCTCGACGATATCAACATGATTGTATACTGCGGTGGATTCTCAAATTCCGATGTACTCGGTTCGGCAAAAGGCTGGGCAGGAGGATTCCTTTGGAACGAAAAAGCCAAAGCTGCACTCGACCGTTTCTACAACCGCCCCGACACCCTGAGTCTCGGTATTTGCAACGGCTGCCAGCTCATGGTAGAATTGGGACTGCTCACCCCCGACCACGAACAAAAGCCCAAAATGCGACACAACGATTCGCACAAATTCGAATCTCAGTTCATCGGATTGACAATTCCCGAAAACAACTCTGTCATGTTCGGCTCGTTATCGGGTTCGAAACTCGGTATATGGGTTGCCCACGGAGAAGGTAAATTCGAGTTGCCTTACGACAAAGAAAGATACAATATCGTAGCCCAATACACCTACGATGCTTATCCGGCAAATCCCAACGGATCGCCTTACGGTATAGCCGGTATCACGTCGGCCGACGGCCGCCATTTGGCCATGATGCCCCACCTCGAACGAGCCATATTCCCCTGGCAGTGCGGACATTATCCTGCCGACAGAAAAACCGACGAGATTACCCCGTGGATCGAGGCTTTTGTCAATGCCCGCAAATGGGTTGAACACCACACCAAATAA
- a CDS encoding electron transfer flavoprotein subunit alpha/FixB family protein, giving the protein MNNLIVYCEIEDGIIADVSLELLTKGRSLANQLNCKLEALVIGSNLDGVEKQVFPYGVDTVYTVDDPRLYPYTSLPHTSVLVNLFKEQKPQVCLMGATSIGRDLGPRVSSSLHSGLTADCTALEIGPHEDKKNNKTYENLLYQIRPAFGGNIVATIVNPECRPQMATVREGVMKKEIYDPAYKGEVVKLDPKKYVSDTDFVVEVIDRQMEKSKANVKGASIIVAGGYGMGSKENFDMLFDLAATLGAEVGASRAAVDAGYIEHERQIGQTGVTVRPKLYIACGISGQIQHIAGMQDSSIIISINSDPNAPINTIADYVITGTVEEVIPKLIKYYKKNSK; this is encoded by the coding sequence ATGAACAATCTGATTGTATATTGCGAAATAGAAGACGGCATCATCGCCGATGTGAGCCTCGAACTGCTCACAAAAGGTCGCTCGCTGGCCAATCAACTGAATTGTAAACTCGAAGCACTGGTGATCGGTAGCAACCTCGACGGTGTGGAAAAACAAGTATTCCCCTATGGAGTCGATACCGTCTATACCGTAGACGATCCTCGCCTCTACCCCTACACCTCGTTGCCACATACCTCGGTATTGGTAAATTTATTCAAAGAACAGAAACCTCAGGTTTGCCTGATGGGAGCCACCAGTATCGGTCGCGACCTCGGTCCGCGGGTTTCCTCTTCGCTGCACAGCGGACTCACGGCCGACTGCACCGCGTTGGAAATAGGTCCCCACGAGGACAAAAAGAACAATAAGACATACGAAAATCTGTTGTATCAGATTCGTCCCGCTTTCGGAGGCAACATCGTAGCGACGATCGTTAACCCCGAATGCCGTCCTCAAATGGCGACGGTTCGCGAAGGCGTGATGAAAAAAGAAATTTACGATCCCGCTTACAAAGGAGAAGTTGTTAAACTGGATCCGAAAAAATACGTTTCCGACACCGACTTTGTGGTAGAAGTCATCGATCGCCAGATGGAAAAATCCAAAGCCAACGTCAAAGGCGCATCCATCATCGTAGCCGGCGGTTACGGTATGGGATCGAAAGAAAACTTCGACATGCTGTTCGACTTGGCGGCTACATTGGGAGCCGAGGTAGGAGCTTCCCGCGCTGCGGTCGACGCCGGATACATCGAGCACGAACGTCAAATCGGACAAACCGGTGTCACGGTTCGCCCCAAGCTCTATATCGCCTGCGGTATCTCTGGACAGATACAACACATCGCCGGTATGCAAGACAGCTCCATCATCATCTCTATCAACAGCGATCCTAACGCACCTATCAATACGATAGCCGACTATGTGATCACGGGTACGGTCGAAGAAGTAATTCCGAAGCTGATCAAATATTATAAGAAAAACTCCAAATAA
- a CDS encoding acyl-CoA dehydrogenase family protein: protein MANFYLDNSDLKHHLNHPLMKKLVALRERNYSDAKKYDYAPFNFEDAMDSYEKVLEIAGEISGEIVAANAEDVDHEGPHVVDGHVVYAKGTQKNLDALVKAGLMGISIPRRYNGLNFSLVPYIMAADMVSRADAGFVNIWGLQDCAETIYEFANEEQKQKYLPRVCAGETMAMDLTEPDAGSDLQAVMLKATYSEADGCWYLNGVKRFITNGDGHIALVLARSEEGTKDGRGLSMFIYDRNDGGVTVRRIENKMGIKGSPTCELVFKNAKAELCGSRKLGLIKYVMALMNGARLGIAAQSVGVSEAAYREAIAYARDRKQFGQAIIEFPAVFEMISLMKAKLDASRSLLYETTRFVDMYKAYEDIAKERSLEPEERAEMKAYQKLADAFTPMAKGMSSEFCNQNAYDCVQVHGGSGFMKDYACERIYRDARITSIYEGTTQLQVVAAIRHVTTGTYLHQIEAYEAAEIAPELEPLRDRLKAMKAAYVKAVETVTATKDNEYIDFQARRMVEMAGHVIMGHLLLNDATRNESFRQSAEVYINFGEAEVAKHAAFIERFNPEMIAAYRK, encoded by the coding sequence ATGGCTAATTTTTATTTAGATAACAGTGATCTCAAACATCACTTGAACCACCCGCTCATGAAGAAGCTGGTGGCTTTACGGGAACGGAATTACTCCGATGCCAAAAAATACGACTATGCGCCCTTCAATTTCGAAGACGCCATGGATAGTTATGAAAAAGTGCTCGAAATAGCAGGCGAGATAAGCGGCGAAATCGTTGCAGCCAATGCCGAAGACGTAGACCACGAAGGTCCGCACGTTGTCGACGGACATGTCGTATATGCCAAAGGCACGCAAAAAAACCTCGACGCTCTGGTAAAAGCCGGATTGATGGGTATCTCTATCCCCCGTCGCTACAACGGGCTCAACTTCTCGTTGGTTCCCTACATCATGGCTGCCGACATGGTAAGCCGCGCCGATGCCGGATTCGTAAACATCTGGGGATTGCAAGACTGCGCCGAAACCATTTACGAATTTGCCAATGAAGAACAAAAGCAAAAATACCTGCCGCGCGTTTGTGCCGGCGAAACTATGGCGATGGACCTCACCGAACCCGATGCCGGTTCCGACTTGCAAGCCGTCATGCTCAAAGCCACATACAGCGAGGCCGACGGCTGCTGGTATCTCAACGGAGTGAAACGGTTCATCACCAACGGTGACGGACACATTGCACTCGTGCTGGCCCGTTCCGAAGAAGGAACCAAAGACGGACGCGGACTCTCCATGTTCATCTACGACCGCAACGACGGCGGTGTAACCGTTCGCCGTATCGAAAACAAAATGGGTATCAAAGGGTCTCCCACCTGCGAATTGGTGTTCAAAAATGCCAAAGCCGAACTCTGCGGAAGCCGCAAATTGGGTCTTATCAAATACGTCATGGCATTGATGAACGGAGCCCGTCTTGGTATCGCCGCACAATCTGTCGGCGTTTCCGAAGCGGCATACCGTGAAGCCATTGCCTATGCACGCGACCGCAAACAATTCGGGCAAGCCATCATCGAGTTCCCCGCCGTTTTCGAAATGATCTCTTTGATGAAAGCCAAACTCGACGCTTCACGCTCGCTGCTTTACGAAACGACACGATTCGTAGACATGTACAAAGCATACGAAGACATTGCCAAAGAACGCTCGCTCGAACCCGAAGAACGTGCCGAAATGAAAGCCTACCAAAAACTGGCCGACGCATTCACCCCTATGGCGAAAGGCATGTCCAGCGAATTCTGCAATCAAAACGCCTATGACTGCGTGCAAGTACACGGAGGGTCCGGTTTCATGAAAGACTACGCTTGCGAACGCATCTACCGCGATGCCCGCATCACTTCTATCTACGAAGGAACCACCCAGTTGCAAGTCGTGGCAGCTATTCGCCACGTCACCACCGGCACATATCTGCATCAGATCGAAGCATACGAAGCTGCTGAAATCGCGCCCGAACTGGAACCTCTGCGCGACCGCCTCAAAGCTATGAAAGCCGCCTACGTAAAAGCTGTCGAAACCGTCACTGCAACGAAAGACAACGAATACATCGACTTCCAAGCACGCCGCATGGTCGAAATGGCCGGCCATGTCATCATGGGCCACCTCCTGCTCAACGATGCCACTCGTAACGAATCGTTCCGGCAGTCGGCCGAAGTATACATTAACTTCGGCGAAGCAGAAGTTGCCAAACACGCCGCGTTTATCGAACGCTTCAATCCCGAAATGATAGCCGCTTATCGCAAATAA
- a CDS encoding amidophosphoribosyltransferase, which yields MGGFFGTIKKESCVTDLFYGVDYNSHLGTKRAGIVTYENGVFKRAIHNIENSYFRSKFEAELPEFSGNSGIGVISDTDAQPIIISCHLGKFAIVTVAKINNVEELEKELLASGNHFSEHSNNIINQSELVSMIISQGKDYVDGIRLVQEKIKGSCSMLLLTEQGIIAARDKYGRSPILVGRGDNGYAVSSETCSFPNLGYELCYDIRPGEIVRLTADGYESLNQPGKKMQICSFLWVYYGYPACEYEGKNVEEMRFHTGFEMGKKDDIEADFVSGIPDSGVGMALGYAVGKQIPYRRGIVKYTPTWPRSFTPSNQAMRELVAKMKLIPNKSMLDGKRVVFCDDSIVRGTQLRDNVSDLYRYGAKEVHMRISCPPLLYPCKFLNFTASKSEMELITRRTIAEIEGNPDKNVAAYARTGSPQYNCMVNCICKKLNITSLKFNPLETLVESIGLPKECICTHCFDGSSYE from the coding sequence ATGGGAGGATTTTTTGGTACCATAAAAAAAGAATCTTGCGTTACCGACCTTTTTTATGGCGTAGATTACAACTCGCACTTAGGTACGAAACGTGCCGGTATCGTGACGTATGAAAATGGCGTTTTCAAACGGGCGATCCACAATATAGAAAACTCCTACTTCCGCTCGAAATTCGAAGCCGAACTGCCCGAATTCTCTGGTAATTCGGGAATCGGTGTCATCAGCGATACCGATGCACAACCCATCATCATCAGTTGCCATTTGGGAAAATTCGCCATCGTTACCGTCGCCAAAATAAACAACGTAGAAGAACTCGAAAAAGAACTACTGGCGAGCGGAAACCATTTCAGCGAACACAGTAACAATATCATCAACCAATCCGAATTGGTTTCGATGATTATCAGTCAAGGAAAAGACTATGTCGACGGCATCCGCTTGGTACAGGAAAAAATCAAAGGGTCTTGTTCCATGCTTTTACTCACCGAGCAAGGCATTATCGCCGCTCGCGACAAATACGGTCGTTCGCCTATCCTCGTCGGACGGGGAGATAACGGCTACGCCGTATCGTCCGAAACATGCAGCTTCCCGAACCTCGGATACGAACTCTGTTACGACATACGTCCCGGAGAAATCGTCCGGTTGACAGCCGATGGTTATGAATCGCTCAACCAGCCCGGTAAAAAAATGCAGATATGCTCCTTCCTATGGGTATATTACGGATATCCCGCCTGCGAATACGAAGGGAAGAATGTCGAAGAGATGCGCTTTCACACTGGCTTCGAAATGGGTAAAAAAGACGACATCGAAGCCGATTTCGTCTCCGGCATCCCCGATTCCGGTGTAGGCATGGCTCTCGGATATGCCGTAGGTAAACAAATTCCCTACCGGAGAGGTATCGTCAAATATACCCCCACTTGGCCTCGCAGCTTCACCCCTTCCAATCAAGCCATGCGCGAGCTGGTAGCCAAAATGAAACTCATACCCAACAAAAGCATGCTCGACGGAAAACGGGTCGTATTCTGCGACGACTCCATCGTCCGCGGTACGCAACTGAGAGACAATGTATCCGATCTCTACCGCTATGGAGCCAAAGAAGTTCACATGCGCATCAGTTGTCCCCCTCTCCTGTACCCGTGTAAGTTTCTTAACTTCACGGCCTCCAAAAGCGAAATGGAGCTTATTACCCGTCGCACCATCGCCGAGATAGAGGGTAACCCCGATAAAAATGTCGCAGCTTATGCACGCACCGGGTCGCCCCAATACAATTGTATGGTAAACTGCATTTGTAAAAAGCTGAACATTACCTCATTAAAATTCAACCCGTTAGAAACACTAGTCGAATCGATCGGGCTTCCTAAGGAATGTATCTGCACGCACTGTTTCGACGGCAGCAGCTACGAATAA
- a CDS encoding LysE family translocator — MDLTLYTIIRGLAIGILVSAPMGPIGILCIQRTLNKGRWSGFVTGLGAALSDLIYALLTGLGMSIVIDFIEANQNILQILGSLVLVGFGLYLYRQNPAKNIRKANSSINTFTQDFITAFLLTFSNPLILFLYIGLFARFNFFLPESQLGHHVVGYLSILLGAVSWWFLITYVINKVRARFNVRSIWLINRGIGIIIIIMSIVGFVWGIKDYFLYNL, encoded by the coding sequence ATGGACTTAACGCTATATACTATAATTCGAGGCTTAGCCATAGGCATATTGGTGTCGGCGCCGATGGGACCGATAGGGATATTGTGTATACAGCGTACGTTGAATAAAGGGCGATGGTCGGGCTTCGTGACAGGATTGGGTGCTGCATTATCCGATTTGATATATGCATTGCTTACGGGCTTAGGCATGTCTATCGTCATCGATTTTATAGAGGCTAATCAAAATATTTTGCAGATTTTGGGCAGTTTGGTTTTGGTGGGGTTCGGGTTGTATCTGTATCGCCAGAATCCGGCCAAGAATATTCGTAAAGCCAATTCTTCCATCAATACGTTTACGCAGGATTTCATTACGGCGTTTTTATTGACTTTTTCCAATCCTCTGATATTATTTCTTTATATAGGCCTATTTGCCCGGTTTAATTTTTTCTTGCCCGAATCACAATTGGGGCATCATGTGGTGGGTTATCTGTCTATTTTGTTAGGAGCTGTCAGTTGGTGGTTCCTGATAACTTACGTCATCAATAAGGTTCGTGCCCGTTTTAATGTGCGTAGTATTTGGTTAATAAATAGGGGAATCGGGATTATCATCATTATTATGTCTATTGTGGGATTTGTTTGGGGAATAAAAGATTATTTTTTGTATAATTTATAA
- a CDS encoding carbohydrate-binding family 9-like protein, whose product MKKVIEVPFVAGLCDKPLSQVSEILEAQGVRQAIDCVDWPNEFPYKPITSFYIARDKECLYINYFVKGNYLRAVNSTDNSPVWEDSCVEFFVQIPGEKYYYNFEFNCIGTALAARRTGREDAEHFSADKMAKIKRYSSVGNKPFCEMEGLFSWNLLVAIPFELIGLDGGQLPESLSANFYKCADGSSLPHYLSWSPIPIEKPDFHRPDYFGELRFR is encoded by the coding sequence ATGAAAAAAGTTATTGAAGTTCCATTTGTTGCCGGATTGTGCGACAAACCTTTGTCGCAGGTTTCCGAGATTTTGGAGGCACAGGGTGTGCGGCAGGCGATAGATTGCGTCGATTGGCCGAACGAGTTTCCGTATAAGCCTATTACCTCTTTTTATATAGCTCGTGATAAGGAGTGTCTCTACATCAATTATTTTGTAAAGGGCAATTATTTGCGGGCTGTGAACAGTACCGATAATTCTCCTGTCTGGGAGGATAGCTGCGTAGAGTTTTTCGTGCAGATACCGGGTGAGAAGTATTATTATAATTTCGAGTTCAACTGTATAGGAACGGCTTTGGCTGCCCGTCGCACCGGGCGGGAAGATGCCGAGCACTTCTCAGCCGATAAAATGGCTAAAATCAAACGTTATTCGTCGGTCGGTAATAAACCGTTTTGTGAGATGGAGGGGCTTTTCTCGTGGAATTTATTGGTCGCCATACCTTTTGAACTTATAGGGCTTGACGGCGGGCAGTTGCCGGAGAGTCTCTCGGCTAATTTCTATAAATGTGCCGACGGATCGTCTTTGCCTCATTATTTGAGCTGGTCGCCGATACCTATCGAAAAGCCCGATTTTCACCGTCCCGATTATTTCGGTGAATTGAGATTCAGATAG